The Arachis ipaensis cultivar K30076 chromosome B10, Araip1.1, whole genome shotgun sequence DNA window ttcttcatcgttagcttccacgttaaccaagttaacgtggaagttaacgtgactcttgggggttgtgtggttgcttcaacgttagcgacaatgttgagtgtcactaacgttgtcaacaactcttcatcccttacgttagttcccacattaaccaagttaacgtgggagttaacgtagtactttgcaccataggccaacgttagtgacaatgttgagtgtcactaacgttggattctcttccccccttaacattagaggccacgttaactaggttaacgtggcttctaacgtggccacttatgagtaattgccaacgttagtgacaatgttaagtgtcactaacgttggttcaacttttcttctccacgttagagttcacgttaacttagttaacgtgactctctaatgCGGGCATTGATGCCTTTTTtcttgagagtgttattggcaatcacttttctcattaaccttgcaagttacctccctttttCTTGCTtccctttggtcctgaaatcaagcaataaagtgcatcaaagctctagtccaagtcatgagtaatgcaacataatatttgtcactaaacttatgcaaaatcctcatgaaattatgtaaaatgcacaatgtatgcttgaatcaaggcataagtgaatatctacccaaaactagcttatttcctaaagaaatgcatgaaactaacctaaaaacagtaaagaaaaggtcagtgaaactggccacgatgccctggcatcaatattGCATATTTTAGGACTGATTTTAAGTGTGGAATGGTTGATATTTGAATGGTGAATCAATGAAATAGAGGTTGGAAGGtttttgtaaaaatttaatttttggcCGAATTTCGACGGGCCATAACGTGGCTTCCAGATCCCCAAATTGTTTCACATTTAtctcatatgaaaattgggtctgtgaagtttacaccgtttgaagaacggatgaaaaatattttaaactaaAAACGTTATGCGCGTCAGAAGTTCGGAGGACAAAACTGAAAATTCTACAGCATTCAACATTTTGCTGGTTCTGCACAACTTGCGTACGCGACAACTGCACGTGATGTAACTCTTGGGGTTTGGCTGCTTGAGTACATGAGCAGTGTGTTTGCGTACGCGAACACTGATTTTTAAGGGGTTGCGTACACGACCAACCCTTTCGTGTTGGGATTTTCGCGTACGCGAGCAAGTATTTTCTcacgcccacgcatacgcgtggcccctGTTTCAGCAGAAAATGATTTTTGTGTTTTAAGtcaaatttcaaacttctaaacctctattttcattcttttagacCCAAATCATAGTAGTAACTCTAGTAGTAAGATAAAGTTAGAAAATTGAGGTAGCTTGGAGGTGAAGTAAAGTGGAAAAAGTGATGAAATAAATATGGAAAAGAGTATATTTGGAGTATATATAATACCATGGCTTATATGATATGATTATGCAAAGATTACAGTGATTATGAATATTATCTGGCTTATATACTCAattgatctgagatacgagttttcctcgGTAAAGTACTGTGGCTtgcaccacgtgtaccaggttgagactcgatactctgttgaccctacgatgtaagtGTGACCGGACACTTATAAATTCCCAGGAATGTTGACCCCCATTGAGAAAATTTatatatttgagaaaaagctatgtatagactcttggggatgtgcGTTGGGAGACAGTCCATGGCCTTGTTTTGCTTGTTTGTCTGTGCAACTCTTAAGTGATAGAGGAATGGAGGAAAGGTGGAAGTTTAGTGTACAGGTTAAGTTTAGTTAAAATTTGAGAACCTTTAGATGACCACCTACTTATAGCTTCTGTTTTTAATTCCTTAAATTTTATacctgagtgtcggcattctaggattgcctctggcatttcaaagaccttatatcttatatgcgtgatacctttaccatgctgagaacctttgGTTCTCACCCTATACtatgttattatttttcagatgcaggtcgagaggcacctcactAGATGTCTGAACTTCTGAGGTGCAGTGGTTTCTGGGTTTTATTTTGTTGTATAGTAATGAAAATATGTACTTAACTTTCTCTCCGAATAACTTGTTCATTTTGcttctcttagaggtttatggagagctAGGATTCATGTATGTATTTTGGGTTTTggaatatgtatatatgtatatgaatattctccggccagccttagcttcgcaggctgagttaggagcttgttattttgtactttTGGCCCTCTATTCtcactttctgtttatttatacTTATGAACCTTAGTTTTCTTCGTACACAAGTAACCTCGTTTTCTTAGCATTGCGCTTTtatttttgcgattttgttttatccGTTTTTTAAGAATCCTCGTATATTATATCCTTTCTGCTATTACATGTATATAtcttattttagaggtcgtaatactacaccacctttgttttacggcttaagcataaagctctgtGAGGTAGAGTGTTACAATGACATACTGATTTATTCTAAGAATGAAGAAGAGCTTGTAGAAAGTTTGAGAACTGTGTTGCAGATACTGAAGAAAATGAAACTCTATGCAAAACTGTCCAAATGTGAGTTCTGGACAGacgaggtgaagtttttgggccGCATAGTAAGCAAACAAGGGATAGACGTAAATCCTTCTAAGGTAGAAGCAGTAATGGGCTGGGGGCGACCGACatcagtaactgagataaggagttttcttggttTAGCTGGTTATTATCGAAGATTCATTAAAGGTTTCTCACAAATAGCTTTGCCATTGACGAAGTTAACCTGTAAGGATGCGCCTTTTGTCTAAACGTCTGAGTGCGAAAAAAGCTTTCAAGCTTTAAAGCAAAAGTTGACTACAGTGCCTATACTCGTATTACCCGAAATGAATAAACCATTTGAGGTGTATTGTGATGCTTCATTGAAGGGTCTGGGGTGTGTGCTGATACAACACCGGAATGTGGTTGCATATGCCTTATGACAGttaagacctcatgaagttaattATCCGACGCACGACCTGGAGCTTGCTGCAGTTGTGTTTATGCTggaggtgtggaggcattacctcTATAGGGTTAAGTTCCGAGATTTCTCTGATCATAAAagtttgaaatatctctttgatcagaaagagctaaaTATGCggcagagaaggtggatggaattaCTGAAAGATTACGACTTTGAGCtgagttaccatccaggaaaaGCAACTGTGGTGGCGGACGCCTTAAGTTAAAAATCATTATGTGCTGCATGGATGATGCTTGAAGAGGAGAAATTATGGAAGGAATTTGAAAACCTGAGCTTAGAAGTTAAAAAAAGTAGCTGGGGGTGTATGTTTGAATCAACTATAGATTTCGAGTACCTTTAAggctgaaattgagagatctCAACAAAATGATTATGAATTACAGAAGGTATTACTGGCAATTGATGCAGGAAAGCGATGGAGTGTCTCTTGGGACAGAGATGGAATCTGGAGGTACAAAGGAAGAATTTGCGTACCAAATGTCGGGAATTTATGGCAAGACAACCTGAAAGAAGCCCATCAGAGTAAGTTCTCAATCCATCCGGGGAGCACAAAGATGTACCACGATCTAAAGtcgatgttttggtggcctggTATGAAAAATGACGTAGCGACGCATGTTTCAAAGTGCCTAAATTGTTAGAAAGTAAAGATTGAACACCAGAGACCATCCGAGGCTTTACAACCTTTAGAAGTTTCGAAATGGAAATGGGAGAGCATTGTAATGGATTTTGTGTCGGGTTTGCCAAGAACTCGAGCCGGATTTGTTGctgtctgggtgattgtggaccggcTGACAAAGTCGGCTCACTTTTTTCCCGTTCGAATGAATTGCACCTTAGAGGAGCTAGCACACTTGTACATTAAGGAAACTTTTAGGTTACACGGCGTGTCTAccactataatctctgatagagaccCTCGTTTCACATcaagattctggggagctttccagCGAGCATTTGAGCCTCAGTTGAGTTTAAGTACTGCATATCACCCTTAGACCGATGGTCAATTAGAAAGAACAATCCAAACACTGGAAGATATGTTGAGGGCTTGCGTATTGGACCAACCGACAAGTTGGGATCGGTACATACCATTGGTGAAATTTGCGTGCTACAACAGCTAACATGCGAGtatcggaatggctccatatgaggctctgtatggtaGAAAATATCAATCTCCACTATACTGGTATGAAATTGGGAATCAAGTTTGTTAGGGCTTGAGTTTATAGCTAAAATCACCAAACAGATCAAGAAAATCCAAAACAGGATGCTCACTACTCAAAGTCGCCAGAAGAgctacgccgatcagaggcggaaacCTTTAGAGTTTGATGACGGGGATTGCATTTTTATTAAGGTTACTCCGATAACCAGAGTGGGTCGAGCCATTAAAGCGAAGAAACTGAATCTTCGTTACATCAGTCTGTTTCATATTATGAAGAGAATTGAGCCGGTAGCCTATAAAATTGCATTACTGCtgcatctttcgaacctgcacgatgtaTTTCATGTGTCACAACTTCAAAAATACACTcatgatgctagccatgtgttagaactcGAACCTATCCAGTTGAAAGAAAATCTAACATTTCAAGTGACTCTAGTCAAGAATGATGATACCAGTGTTAAACGGTTGCGTAAAAAAGAAGTTATGTTAATCAAAGTTGCTTGGAGTCAACTTGGTATAGAGGAGCATACATGAGAACTCGAATCCAATATAAGGAAAGACTACCCACGCCTTTTTCAGGTAATTGAAtccaaattttgagggcaaaattcttaattaggtagGTAGAATGTAAACCCTGAATAATTCACGAATAATTagtgaataaattaattattactcAAGAAAATTAGAAACTGAAATTTTATGATTAAATGAGATAGAGCtacttaaaataagaattttgacaccaattttaaagaattcgacccaagattgggccgaacaggCAAAACCGAACGAACCAGGTCCAAAGGCCTATCCAACCCACTTAATTCAATGAGCCTCAGGTCATTTCTTCCTTATGCATGATGAAATGCTGAACAAGTTCAACCAAGAGGGGAAGAACACCTTCCAAACTTAAACCCTCACTTAGATATTCAAATCcaaataacttttgatccggtgCTCTGATCGCTGCACTATTTGCCAGCGCGACGATCTCTACAAAGCCCAGTCCTTGATTaggtatgtgatgagcggataatttatacgctttttggcattatttttaggtagcttttagtatgttttagttactttttattatatttttattagtttttaaataaaaatcatatttctggactttactatgagtttctgtgtttttctatgatttcaggtattttctggctgaaattaagggacctgaacaaaaatctgattcagaggctgaaaaaggactgcagacgcTGTTgggttctgacctccctgcactcaaagtggattttctggagctacagaagcccaattggcgtgctcttaattgctttgaaaagtagacatcctgggatttccatcaatatataatagtccatactttgctcgagatttgatggcccaaactggcattccaagtcagcataaaaattgtggcgtcaaaacgccagaactggcataaaagctggagttaaacacccaaactggcaccaaagctggcatttaactccaagaaaggtttctacatgtgaaagcttcaatgctcagcccaagcacacaccaagtgggcctagaaatggatttctgcatcatttactcatttctgtaaaccctaggttactagttctttataaataggaccttttgctattgtattttcatcttggaatctttagttcatcttttgatctcttgatcacgttttggggg harbors:
- the LOC107620642 gene encoding uncharacterized protein LOC107620642, with translation MLTTQSRQKSYADQRRKPLEFDDGDCIFIKVTPITRVGRAIKAKKLNLRYISLFHIMKRIEPVAYKIALLLHLSNLHDVFHVSQLQKYTHDASHVLELEPIQLKENLTFQVTLVKNDDTSVKRLRKKEVMLIKVAWSQLGIEEHT